The DNA window TTTAGAGACAGAATTTACAGTGATAAAAAGTTGCAGACTTTTTGTGAGAGAAGTAATTACAATGATAGATACTGATTGACTcatgaaaaataattgaattggaTACCCCAGTGGGAGACCTACCAGTCACAGAGTTGGAGTAACGACCTTGGAACCAAGATTCGAATTCCAGTAGAGGTTATACTAGGTGAATTTTTCCCACCTAACACAGTTATGTATCAGGTACCCTTAGGTTAGTTGAGGAGCGTGTAACCTGCCCGTTAGCTCAGGAGTGTGCAAGCTGGCCCAGATACCATGATATCCTtaaaaaggagttgaaatggTTTCAGGCTCTTCTTAGTCTTGCTTGTGATACGTTGTGTACTTGCAAACAAGTTTTCGGAAGGTAGACGTAATAACAAAAAGCTATTTACTACAAAGATATTGCTGTCATGTCCTTTTACATTGCATTTTCCTCTGTTTATTATTCTTTGCCAGAAGTGAAAATTTGCTATACTCTGTAATATTCAAAGGGTGGAGATAGAAGGGATAAATGATGTGGAACAATATCTCTGCTTTGTGCTACTTTTGTAATTCTTGGTGCAGTTTGATTTAACTGCAGGTCTATGAGGATGATGTATGCCTCTGCATTTTGGATGCAAACCCATTGTGTTTTGGGTAAGGTATCTTCTTCCGACCATTATCTTTTTCAGCATCTTTTGAATGTATTTCTTGCAATCTTGGCATTGGAAGATCTGTTTATCCCAGCATATGCATCATCTCATCTGAGTTGATCTTTTTTGGTGTGTTTGCTGAAAATCTGACCTGCCACGTTGGGACCGTGATATGAAATTAGTAAAAGAATAGTAATTCAAGGAAATATCCTTATGCATTCAGTCTATGAACAAAAAGCGAATATGTTGCACATTCGTGAAccattttactcttttttctgATAAATGAAGTTCAGTCTATTTTgctcaaatatgaaagaaaaaaagagagaagaattTACAACAACCAAGTTTGAACTACATAAATTTGACCATAGGTGTGCTGATTTCTAGTTTTGCATGTATCCTAATTAAAGATGATTTATTCACATGGGTCAAACAACAGCTAACTCAACTTTTTTAAGGAACTTCTATCGAGAAGCAAACTTCGTGTTCCTGGAGCTAATATATTGAAATCCATAGTTTGTTATTCATCTTAGTTTACTGAATTAGTATAGCTGAAAAAATGTGATTAGCCTTATTATCTTTTGTATTAATACATCTAGTCCAATAATGTCCATAACTTTTGCAGGCACTCGCTTGTCATCCCAAAGTCTCATTTTACTTCTTTGCAAGAAACTCCGCCATCAGTAAGTTGCCCTCTTCAAAGGTCATATACCTTAATGTTTTGCTAAATTGGATTGTGCAGACTGTTGTTACTTCTTCCCTTTCTCCTGCATACCCTgatctttcttttcctttagcCCATGTACCGATGTGATTCTTTGAGTTAACAAAGAACCAATCAACCAGGATCAAGATCTGAAGCCGAAACAATAATTGGATGGACTGATTTCAAAGGGTATTTTTCATCATGTACCCTGCCCAATGCATGAGCCAAAGTGATACGAATCCTTTCCCCTTCAGTGTCCATGTTGAGATGCTTCCATTGCTCCACTACAATCTGCTGCATCATTGAGCAATACATTCTTAATAATGTTTAAAATGTGACAAGTCTTTTGAAATACAACCATCTTGTCATGTTGACTGGACTTCTTCGCGCTTTCACGAGTATATTAATAAGTCCTAGTACAACAACAATCATACCTAGTGTGATCCCCACAAGTAGGGTCTGAGGAGGGTAGGatgtacacaaaccttacccctGCCTTTGTGGGGgcagagaggttgtttctgaaagACCCCCGGCtcaaaagagaagaagagaagagaaaaggaaggaagagagaaaaaagaattcaaagcaaggagaaaattatataacaaCAAATAGAAAGATACAAAGCAAATGAGCAACAAAGAATAAAAACCTATGCGACTACTAAATGATCCTACTAGTACGGAGAAGTGTAGAGGAGGCTAGCTTTGGATGTGAGCGTAATTGACTGGCCAACGCTGTGCCTTATACACCAAAGTTGGCCTAGCTAtcactctgtagaacttactGGTAAGCTTTGGTGACACATTCTTAGCACACAATACCCTGGAAGCGAGCATCGTTTCAGCCACATCGCTTCAATATGATCTGTGACATCCTCATCAATCTCCCTGTCTGCTTGAAACTTCTTCTTTTGGATATGACTTGTGCATCGATCTTTACATCCACCTCTGCCTCACGTGTTACATCATTGAACTTACACTCTAGGTACTCTGTTTTAGTCCTACTTAACGAATGTTTTAGACTCTAGGTTTTGTCTCGAAACTTCTAGCTTATCATTAATTCCATCACGTGTCTTGTCAATCAATACTATGTTATCTGTGAACAACATACACCACAACACCTCCCCTTGAATATGTCGCGTCAATTCGTTCATCCTATGGGCTGATCCCTGGTGCCACCTCATCACATCCTGAAAGTGGTTGTGCCCCCTCCAAATGTTCTAACTCAAGTCTTGGCTTCATCGTACATATCCTTAATAACCCTAATGTAAGTCATAGGTATGCCTCTAGACTCCATACATCTCTAAAGGACCTCCCTAGGGACTTCATTGTACGCCTTTTATTGGTAACACCATGTGTAGGTCTTTCTTCTATTCCTGTACTGCATTAACATTTTTCTTACAAGATGAATGATTTCTGTAGTCGACTGCCTCGACATGAATCTGATTTAGTTCTCGGAGATGTACACTCCCCTCCGTATCCTTGTCTCCACCACCCTCTCCCAAACTTCCATAGTATGACTTAGTAGCTTGATACCTCTCTAATTGTTGCAATTGTGACTATCACCCTTGTTCTTGTACAATGGGACCATTGTACTTCACCTCCATTCTTCTGGCATTTTAGAATGTcctaaaaataacattaaacaaCTGGTCAGCCACTTTATACCTGCATTGCCTGTGTACTTCCAAAAATCCACTGGGATTTTGTCTGGCCCAGTTCATTTATCCTCTTCTCATCTTACAAACAACCTCTGCAACTTTTATTCACCTACAACACTCAAAATCTCTATGACTCTTGGAATGTTTGAACTCCCCCAATACGATATCCTTATCCCCCCTTCGTTCAATAATTTATGGAAATATGTATGTCACCTCTGTCTAATGTGCGTCTCTTCTACCAACACTTTGCCATTCTCGTCCTTGATGCATTTCACTTGGCCCAGGTCGTGAACCCTCTTTTTCTTGCCTGGCAAGCCTTGCCTTTACAACTTCATATCCCTGCTTTTGTTCTCGAGCTCTTCATACAAGTGCTCAAAAGCTGTTGTTTTAGCTGTCGTGACCGTTACCTTTTGCTTCCTTCTCACATCtgttatgaaaaaaaaaatagttcaaataaCATATCTGTAGCATCCTAACTGTTGATTTAAGTTTTTTCAGACAGCACATTGTATTAGTATACCTGATGAGTTGGATGTGCTTACCATTTCATACCTAAAAATTGGCATGCAtctgattttttcttctttctttgaaaATCTTTTAGTCATTAGCTAAAGTAACCATTCATAGTTATGTTCTTTTGTTATAAGATTTTTACATTGTCATAATCTGATGAAAGATATTATTACTTTTTGGGTTGCTTTAATTAAACGGCCCAGCTGCTCACCTGCTTTCACGACATAGTTAAAATTCTACTTTATCCCTTAGAATTATACGGACTCTAGTCTACAAGTTTTCTGATATGTTTTTCTGCATTTAATTGCAGGTTGTGGCTGCCATGAGTTCAAAATTGCCCTTGATTAGCAGTGCAATCATGAAAGCCACTGGTTGTggtatgttaatttttttcttgatgacAAATCATGATTGTTTTGCTTTATACCATATGtacattgtttttctttctcctctttaaTTCCCTTCAGGGGAACATATGTTTGTTTCTCTAACTGTATTGTTTGTGTTGCTAGTAATTCTGTTCTCGTGACATCTGCTATCAAGTCCTTTGTGTTTTGCTGTTTTAAATGGTAATCAGGCAATTACTAAAAACAGGGGCTGttcttttttcaaaatggtGCAATTTAGCTGGATAGTGAACCCTTGTGTATAAGCTCTATGCTTTTGATGAGTAATactgcaatattacaaaacataCAAGCTCTTTTCCCCTTTTGTGTTATGTGGGAAAATATCTTGAGTTTGAATAAGTGTAAGAAGTAGAGAACCTCAAGGTAATGGTTGTGGAAGCGGAGGAGAGAAGGCATTCACAAAATGCTCACCAAcgaaaattgattttcttcctGTTGGGTAATCCCCCAGCTACGGATTGTTGACATCAATAATTAAGCATCAAGTAACTTTACAGAAAATTCGTAAGCCTTAAAGTGTGGAAGACATGTATCAATTCACCTATTTTTGGCTGTCTTGCAGAAAATAGTACTTAGATGATTGAAATGGTTAGGGGTAGGAATTGTACTGGTTGTGGCACAAACAACACTGGATTTGTGCTTCAGCACTTAGCAATGTCAGAGGTAGTGTTAAGTTAATGTTAGAGttgttttggtgatttttgaggccATCTCCGGACTGGCTGTGAACTGGGGGAAAAGCAGCATCTTACAAATCAAGGAAGTGTCAAATATTCAGCTGTTGGCAAGCATCTTGCAATGCAAGATAGAGCACTTACCAACTACTCATCTGGGAATGCCTTTAGGGAATAATCACAAGGAACTTGAGATTTGGGATGGAATCATTGAGAAGACAGAGAAGAGGTTGGCTAAGTGGAAAGCAAACTATCTATCTCTGGGAGGAAGAGTCACTCTGATCAATTCAGTTCTGGATGCGTTGCCTACATATGTTATGTCACTTTTCCCTTTACCAGCAAAGGTAGAAGAAAGGCTGGATAAATTGAGGCGTGATTTTCTATGGTCGGGGAacaaagaagggaaaaaaatacACTTAGTTAAATGGCAGACAGCCTTACTAAGCAAGAAGACAGGAGGTCTTGGCATAAAAAATCTCAGGGTCCAGAACAAAAGTTTACTTTCTAAATGGCTTTGGAGATTTGTGGTTGAAGATCAGGCATTATGGAGAAAAGCAATTCTCAACAAGTATGGGCAGACCGAGGAGTGGGTGTCTAATGTAGTAGATAGCACGTATGGGGTATCAGTTTGGAGATCAATCAGAAATTTATGGGATAGTCTAAAGGAGAATTTGGTGGTCAAGGTGGGAGAGggtaacaaaatatttttttggaaggaCAAGTGGATTGGACAAGAGTGTTTAAACTCGGTCTTCCTcgatctttttcctttttgtacCAATCCTGAGGCTAGAATTGCTGAGATTTGATCCCCTCAGGGATGGAACCTCACTTTCAGGAGAAATCTAAATGATTGGGAAGTGGATAGAATTGCTGAACTGCTACTCAAATTGGGTGAATTCACAGGCCCTACTATAGAAGCAGATGGTATAAGATGGAAACATAACTCTGATGGTAAGCTCTCTGTGCGTAGACTGTATAAGAGAGAGATCATGACGCACTCTGGGGGAATTCTTGGCCCATGGAAACAAATATGGAAGGGCAACACCCCAACCAAGGAGAAATGCTTCACCTGGTTGGTCATCAGAAGGGCATGTCTCACTCAGGAAAAACTCAAGAAAAGAGGCTTCCAGATTGTCTCCAGATGTTTTTTTTGTCATGAGAAGGAAGAAACTAACAGCCACTTATTCCTACATTGTAGGGTTACTGTACAGGTGTGGCGCGCGCATGTTTCTCAGCATTTCTCAAGAGCCCTGGGTGATGCTAGAACATACTGCTGATCTTTTGAGCTGCTGGATGAGGAGGGGGGGTGCAAGACCCAAAAAAGATGGTGGTCTATAGTACCTACTTGTGTCTGGTGGGCCATTTGGTGAGAAAGAAACCTTAGGTGTCATGAGAATATTACTAACTCTATTCCgaaagttaaagaaaattgCATTAACATGttgtttttttggtgtaaagaagatGGTATAGAAGAAGTAGAACAGTTGGTAGATTTCCTAGGATCTATGTAATTATGGTTTCAGCTTGTAACTTTTTGGAGGTAGCCAGCAtacccttaatgctgaagaatacaactttaactttaaaaaaaaaaaaaaaacttcccCTCCATAGTCTAACTGTCACCTTGGTGGAGGACAGATGGCTAACCTAAAGCTTTTAGGTGAAACAAATATGTGTCTCCACAAACTTGGTGACAAGTTTCACTTGGATACCTCAACTAAAGCTTGTCCCTAGCATTTTGTGAATGCCTTCTCTCCTCTGCTTCCATAACCATTGCTTCCACAAATTGTGCCTATTAGCACAACTTGCTGATATTGCACATAAGGTGAATCTTAATCGTAGTACAGCACGTGAATTGCTCCAGCATTTGTCCTTCCTCATTCTCTCTACTGCCTACCTACACCACCATATCCAACATATTCCCTCTCCCTGCCACCACCTCCACCACTCTATTCCCTCTCACCGTCATCACCTCCACCATGTATCTACCACTTTCCTTCATCTTCTCTTCCCACCACACCATTATATCCACAattcctcttcatcttctctccCACCGCTGCCACATGCACCAATTTTCAAATTGCAAAAGCTTATACTTTTTAATTCGAACTGTCAAACCATACCAAATATAATTTAATGGCTAGCACTATGTCAGTCAGATAATCACTGAATTGGGAGGGCGGGTAATCGGAAACAGAGGACTCCAAAGATATGATGGTTTTCAATAAAACTTTCAGTTGATAACCTTCAAGAGAACTTTTTGATGCTGcaccaaataaaaaacaaatttgaaaaattggaTTTTTGTGTTTAAATCCATCACTGCACTTTGATGGCAAAAAGATTCTCCAGGAAGACCTCATAGGGGTCTATGACTGTGGGCGTTCTGAATAAACATAATAGTATAGTATAGTTCTTTTGTGTTGTCAAAAGCCTTTTTCAGACCAAAAGTTGGGTGGCGTTGTCTAATTCGCTACTTTTGCCTTGCCCTTGTGCGTGAAGTTCAAACATTGTGTTTTTTTCTACTGACTGGTCATGGATGGTTTAATAGGTACACATTAACTGAAGTTGAAGTATCTAATAGGCACAAGCCTCATTTGAGGTATTCAAGTGAAAATTGTTGCCAACTTTTGTACGCTGTATATGTATTTCACTAAgcttttatcaaacacatgttGTGACTTTATCGGAGAAGATCGCTTCAGTACCTTGAAAGGAAGAAATGAAAGGAAAATAGGAGAGGATTCAAAGAACTCAgaggaaaagattaaaaaaaacatgcTTTTCTTTGGTCCCAAAAATTCTACGAATTATCTAGTTCCttggtttcttcttgaatttgaattgtttgAATTCCCACACAAACTTAACTAAGTTTCAATCTGTCACAGTTGTACTTTACTATAATGTGTCTCTTAGAACCTTTTTGAGAATGGTCACTTGGTCAGTAACTCAGTATATCAAATTTGTTAAGAGATTTTGatgttaactttttttaaagCAAGAAGCCTTCTATTAGTCAGTGTGTAGCCTAATTAAACTGTAACCCATATCCTTTATGTCTGCTTTCTATTTCTACTTCCGCATTCTAATTTTTGAGACAAATAAAGATTAACAAAAGCTATAGTTACCAAACTAAGCTTTAGGGGTGGAAAACCCGAAAGAGGGTCAAAAGAAATAGTGGAAAAATTAGAATACGGAGATGTTGAATTTCCTAATGTAGGTACTTTGAAGTGTAATTTTATAATCAGTTGGTGTGGGGTACATTCTGTAGAACTTTGCTGCAGGTAATAACAAGGTTACATTGTGGTCACCAGGAATTTCACTTATCATTAAATGAATAAGGACGGCAACAGTAATCAGTGTTGTCAAAGGCTCGTTTGTGCCCTGAAGTAAGGTGCAAAACATGTTGAGTGCTTCACCCTGCTTAGCATGTGCTTGAATGTTGTCGTCAAGACTCTAAGACATACTTTTTCTTGCCAATGAGCGTAATGAAGAGGCGATACTAAATCATTGATATTTACTTTATtgcaatttttttcaatttctttgtccAAATATTTGTTATTCATGCATATAGTtattagacaggacttggctcagcttcacattaccgaggacatgactctagataggaaggagtggaggtcgcgtattaaggttgtaAGTTAGTAGGGTTAGCGCGTTGGATTTCCTTGCGAGGGTttgggttgttagcgtttgtGGTAGTCATAGCCGTGCACTTACAGTTCTTGTCTGTGATACTTATAGCCTTAtgttgtttactgcgtttcacttCTCGCATTATTTTATTGATGCTTTATACACTGTTTCCCTTTTCATTTTACTGGGATTTgttgtacttgagctgagggtctttcggaaacagcctctctacctcaacgaggtagtggcaaggtctgcgtatactctaccctccccagaccccacctagtgggatttcactgggtatgttgttgttgttgttgcatatagttattagtcttggaccacacatacatatttgtattttttttctccatttacACCTTTCTTCATAGCCCACTATTTGTTTACACTTTGCGTTTAAAGCTCCAATAGGCtagtgtcacggacttagagtcttattaaagctccgtgcggcacttgacaacttactcactatTCTTTCAAGATCTCGTAAGCTCAAAGCCTTTAAgactaagatcgctaagagaatgaaagGAAAGACTTAGAAAGATCAAAGAGAgcttttggaagaaggcttttgtaTTGCTTTGGAAGATTGGTGCCTTGCAAATGAGgggcacctctatttatactacctcCTAGGGactaaaatgtaattaatatttactttacaagtccctaaactatttacactttggtccctccctagaatcttctactaattctaggaaattctagagctttccaagaaaatatctaaGTCCCTCTTCTATAATTCTCTACacattctagagaattctaaggcttTCTTGGAAACTATCTAGGACCTTCCATTGCCTTCTAAGTTATTCTAGAccttcttgaataatctaaagggttctagagtcttccggaaacctctccacaactctagacccttccgccccTATTCGGACACAAAATTTCACTGTAATgtggcgggacgtgacactAGGCCTTAGAGCTTGTTTGCGCTTTTAGTAGGCATCCAAATGATGCCAACTATGTTTTGTTCTCTCCCCTCACCTCTCCCCCAATTTTGATGTCAAATTACGGTCTGATTTTACTCACGAAGGTTTAAAATGTGCAGATTCATTCAACTTGTTAGTTAACAACGGGGCAGCAGCTGGCCAGGTTATATATCACGTATGATCCCAAAACTTGCAAGCAATAGTTTGATACTATTATTGATCCAAACAGCTTCTTTTGTGTGCTTTTGCTCTAATAGCTGGTATTCTACTTAAGAATGCTTATACTTGTGATGATTTGTTTTTTCATGGCAAATTCAGACCCATATTCATATAATTCCTCGTAAAGCAAGCGATTGCCTCTGGACTTCTGAGGTACTAATTTCCCTTTACGTTCCTCATTTACAGTTGTTCTGATAGCAGTTGATAAAATTGATTGTTTTACAGAGCTTGAGTAGAGGTCCGCTGAAGTCAGACGAGGCTCAGAAACTTGCAGATGGTATTAGAGAAAACTTGTCAATTTCGAATAACATTGAAGATAGTAAGGGGCATGGATCAAGTCTCATTGTAAACTAGGGACGTTGCACACATGTTTGTCAAACTAGAGGCGGATCTAAGACATGTTCTGTCATTCAGGTCGAAGTATGCATACACATGCTAAAAAGAAAAGACATGTGTACATATCATGTAATATCACTGATTCTCAATTCACCGACTCTAGATTTTGAATTTGCCTCTGTTGTAAACTACTGTGAAAGCATGAACATACGGGAATCTTTGTTGTAAATTAGCTTGTGAACTTCTAGTGAGTGTATATGAGCAATCtatgttcttcttcttcatatctaTAAGACTGGGTGTGTTCGGTATGGTGGAAATTCCAATTTTTCAtcgaaatttttgaaaaatattttctttagtcTATTTGACTCATCTAAGTAAGTAATTTTATCGTCCCtgcttatttattatctcaATCATATTTATCATTTCCAAACTTTGCTTGATTCATCGACTTGACACCTCTCATTACATATGATATAATCTCAtttgtttagatattttttaCTATCATAGCAATATCTtgcaataaaaaatatactaataCCATATAACATAAGTGATTGATTTCACACAAAACATGACTGttaaagtaaaatattattataacaaGGTT is part of the Solanum stenotomum isolate F172 chromosome 8, ASM1918654v1, whole genome shotgun sequence genome and encodes:
- the LOC125874157 gene encoding adenylylsulfatase HINT3; the protein is MEATSTATALRRLSLLSSHFRTHCSSPQVSAFNCSSTDGENHENGCVFCMIVRGEAPALKVYEDDVCLCILDANPLCFGHSLVIPKSHFTSLQETPPSVVAAMSSKLPLISSAIMKATGCDSFNLLVNNGAAAGQVIYHTHIHIIPRKASDCLWTSESLSRGPLKSDEAQKLADGIRENLSISNNIEDSKGHGSSLIVN